The genomic segment tgttggctacttgcacagtggatgctctggaaggtaaagaATTGgggtaaaacgtgtgaaaatttggtacacatagcttcaaccattggcaaattacaacacactaaatacttaaaaccggcatttctcgatacttttaaataggcgataagcccggttttctcagactgggtcacatatactgcaTAGTGAAAAATGATTGTGACCAGTGTATAAACTGTAATTACAATCAAATCTCTTTGTAATTTcagcacatgcatgcacagctATATATCTCACCAATGTGCCAAATATCTTGGATAAAATTCTACATGGAACAATTATATTTGTGCTCTGCAACAACATTTATGTGTAATCATTGCCTACAACTACAAAGTTTCATAGTAATGGTGCATGGTAAAGAATTTAGGCTAATAGTGAAGACTTATTTGAATGTTTTTGGCcactggccactgtaaagctctaataataataaatggtttaaaggaagaaaattcGTCCTTCCTGGATGTGGCGCCTAATTatacattgggtggcctgcagtttgaATTCTGGGGTTGGATGGATTTCTTTCCTTTCTTTgttccattttctgtttcatcTTGTTCTGTTAGCTACTGTAGGTTAAGTATAATGTTTAAGTCTGTAGTTCttgtttgttaggttaggtaatccaaagacTGCAGCTCATGTTGCTGtcaaccttcagtgctggccactgtaaagctctaataatagtaataaatatataataaatccatTGAAGGTTGAAGTTTCTAATTAAGAATGCTACAATATTTGCTGGATTGCAGGTATCATATCACATAGCCAGGCTCTGGTATACTGCTTATCATGATTGCTTAGTCTTCTTTTCTACAATAACTGTCAGGGAAATAATTGCATGGTGACCATGCATCGCAGCTAATACTGTACTTGAACCTTGATTTGTAAAATCCTACATTTTTATCTACCATTGCAGTTACGCATAAAATATTTTGCCTGTCAGCATATAGCATAGGAGTTTATCCCTTTGTTTTCTCCTAAGCAGAGTCTAGCTGCATTAACTACAGAAGGTGATGACTTGTCATATCACTATTATGCATTTATGCTGCATacttaggccaatgaaacttgattaccagtttctcgctcagatttttgaaaatttgatgcgggcgggcggttattattcattattcattatttttccaaaagcacaacacatatccaaacatgaagatttctgccaaaaaacagtgagatctacactgattactcttgcattaaatagttaaagtacgttactaatctataacaagtgatttttccattagagtatagctgattgctctattagagtaaaagtgactgttctattagagtattttgatctgaaataccaataatgaaattccatgcgggtgtatcaaaagcatgcgggcgatgacgcgaaactgctaatcaagtttcattggccttatagAAATGTATATTTTTATTTAATTCACCACGAGGATGAAGTTCCATGTGTAGCAAAAAGCAGAACAGTTTAATGCTTTTTGTGCTGACCTCCATGCATAGAAAGCAGATGCCCATCCTGTACGACTGTGAAATATATACATTAACTGTGAGAATCAATGATCTTCCTATAATTGTTCAAATGTTGGGTATTGCTACTGACCCCCATGGCACAAAAGCAATCCAGGCATTATTTTCAATTTAATTTATACATTGCTAGATGTCAACAGTGTGCCCAACACAGGGGTGGATCTTAGGGATTTCTGCATGaggttttcagaaactggtcatGAATATTCAGGAAATTAAAATTCATTTGCAAAGGCTCagatctctaatagaacagctaaCCATCCTAGTAGAACATGCAGTCACATTTAGTTTACCCCTAccaacacatgtacaataccTTGGAGTGCTTATGACCTGAAATTtttctggaggcatgcccccatgCAAATCCCCAGACTGTGTTCATTGGATGTTTATTGTATGTATGCTTCATATTGTCTACTGATATTTCATATTTGCAACCTTGTTGGAAAGAAATCCAATCAATTGATTCTATATGCACATGTAGCTATGGCAAAACAGGCATTACCAAGACAACTACTATATTGTACTTGAGTAATGGTTTCAGAATGCAAACTCATGAGCAAAACTTAACACTTTGATCATGCatgtgataaaaaatctttCAGTTGGTCGTGAAACAatttattttgtatgcatgcaaaCAGCACACCAAAACAAGGATGGTGATAGTCAATTTTTGGTCCAAACAAGTAGAATTTAGCTAAGGCATGTAAGATTTCTAAATGGAAATCCTGTGACATCTGAACAACTAAAAGATATAcaccttaaggttacgggataccgcaaacccacatgtacactataaatcatttttcatgattttggGCTTTGATTTTTCCTATTCCAATGTTACCAAacatttatgcattcttaacttctcattaattgacatggaaCTTAGAtattgttatggaaacatgagctGTCCCATGTCAACtgattagtgaaaactatgaaccaaaaatcagaccaatgaagaaccatgagaacttattAACagttctaaggtttgaagagcATCAATAATATTGTGAGGGACTGAcgagaggatttgtgaataatgtgtctagttgctgaaatatggcaACAAAATGGCCTAaaacaagacactgtggtcacaaaattattttttaaattcatatcacAAGCACCAGAAACATAATTTCTTACAAACCACTccatcaggacctagacaagaagcctaACTAGTCATTTGTTAGTACTAAATGTTAACAATTTGTTTGACAGCCCTGATTTTTTGTTTAgaaaaatatcgccattagtgagcaaaactacgcatgcgcctacaggtgcgccagttgctaagcaattggttgctaagtgtgttgtttctatgttatcttctactgttacatgtgttttcttgtaccttgtacctgtccagtcagcccgctattattctcccaacagtTTAAGCCttttaccagctgatacacaacacaacaagtacgccttaattacataataaaaaaattGTTCGACAGTCGCTCGCTATCCTGTAACCGACCTTATTGCTGCTGTTTAGGACATTTCATATAGATCACAGAATAATGACTGGACAGCATACGATCTACAAACTTTGTACTATTATATCAAACTTCTATATATTGATTTAGtagctcactattgaattaaATAATGCATCAAAATTGTTTGAAGTTCTTAGGAGTGATTTTCTAATGTTTGTACTACCTTTGTATGCACAGTGCATATGTTGTTCACTTCTTCATTATGTTTCATGCAAGCAAGATATGTACTTATATATAGGcatcagcctattatgcttttatgctatgctgcagtgcttaaaatttttacctattatgcttattatgctcaaaaattttgccacagttccaatGTGTTGTTACTTTCtgtggataatgataaactttggcttatgaacaactggttaaatgtgaAAAGTActcgttgtgcattaagaattgtaaactataataacagtggtATGAGATAACTATTTAATGCTATATCAGTGGCATCAACTGTTTTATTATTGCAAGTCAaccttttctgtgacatgcatttttgcttacagtatgacaattattctgcctattatgctagcattatgcttgatgctttcagccacctattatgctcaaaattatgccagcataataggctggtgcctacttaTATAGCTTACTgattgtgatttttttttgtcttaCCAATTGTAAAACAATACCATTAGTTCCATGACTATAAAAATATAGTTTTATAGACAATAGACTGACACAACTCTGATCAAAAATTAAAGTTAAGGTAGTAACTACACTTGTGAGGAACTAAGAATTGGCGCTTTTGtcagttgtgtccacatttACCCAAAATTTGGTCTTGAGATCTAATGCAGTCATATAATGCAGCACAATTAGCAGCAAGTTAATATAAAGAGTACCTATAGATCATACGATACAACTACATGGAACAAAGGAGGTAGCTAAATAGTAAATCTGTTACGATGCTTCTTCAGATGGTCAACTCCAGTTGGACTTGATACATGACTGTCATCAGTAACAAGCTGGTCATGCCATTGAACAGGATGATTCATTTCTACATTTCTTCCATCATTCTCATTATCAAAATGATTGCCttgttcatcatcatcaacGTCATCTTGATCATCAACATGATTAACTTCTTCATCATGACCATCAATCTCATCAACATTTTCATCATCTTCAGAGTTATTGTTACTGCTATCATCTGTGTCTAACAAACGTGCTGGCattgcatcatcatcatcttcagtaGGAACAGCTTGATATGATGTGGAAAGTTGAAACAAGAAAATCTTTAACCTGTTGATACGTGGAAAACACCACTTCATTGTATGACAGGAAACAAACACTAAAAAGTATATCAATGgaatgtacagtaatatcagttgaatCCACAATGATGCTTGTGGTGTGGACAAGTATACTTCAACATTGAATAAATTGTACAGTGCTATTCCATTAGTGGCTGCAAGGATAGCAAAAATAAAGCCATCCAATATGTTGTACTTCTTCTTCTTGTATGGTTGGCAGACACAGTGGATTAACATGACTGAGAGATAGAATCCTTGTTGGTAGATCAATCTTGTTGCCAACTTCCATGTAAATGTCAGAACTGCTAATGCCATAGCACGATACAAGAAGTATAAACCAGCAAAGAAACGGTATTTATTTTTATAGCAACTTTGAAAAGCATCAAAGAATGGAGTACACTTGTCCATTGGTTTAATGATCAACTTTTTGAACATCCACTTATCTTGGCAGTTCAGTTTAGTAATGAGGTTAGGAAGTAATGGATAAGACAGCAGTAGAAGTGGGGGTAGTAGTACAATGGTAAACAAAAACACAAATGCCACAGCAGCATAAGGTGCATGATCTTGATGCAAATAGTGCATAGTTCCATCCAGTCGAGCCACGTTCACCACAGGTTTGCCATGTCTACCATACAGTGTGGTTGAAGCCAATAATAGGCTGGTAACTACAGTTACTTTAGCATATGACAACACCAAAAATGTGGTAAGACCATGAATGATGGAATTTTTGATTGACCAACTTCGTCTAAACACAATGAACATTCTCTCTGCTTTTAAGATGCATCTTCTAAGCACATCAATATCAGAGAGCACTAGACGATTACTCAGCCATGGTATAATACTGTAGAATAGAATAAACAACACTACAGGGTAGAAGGCTGGAATATATTCTAATATCAGCACATTCATGGTGGTATTAACTTTATACACACAAAACTTTGGTATGACTACTTCAAAGAAATTCAAGTTCCATAGACCATAGGGGAAGTAATACACACTATAAAATTGTTGCTGCTCATCTTCTGTTAATCCAGTAATATTTCCACTGGCATACAGTCCTTCTGAGTTGATGATTTGACTGAAGAGTATGTAGGAGTTTAATGGACCATTTACTAAGCTTATATTAAAGAATATTATTACAAGCATGAAAATTGTAAAAGGAATGTATTTTAGTAAAATCAGTGATAGAATCCTGTGATCATTTAAACTAGTATCATTGTGATCACATTTGTAACATTCGAAAGTTGGAAATTTGGTACTCACATAATATCCAGGTTTGCATCTGCCACATAGTCTACGATGCCTATTATAGCACTGAGTTTTTGATACATTCATATCAGCTTCTTTTAAAAGCTCATTTGGAAGTTGATAATATGCACTAGTCTTGATGCAGTAACCCACTGGACAATCTGCAGTCACAAAGTTTAAGCTGTCATTTTCTCCAATGATGCCACCCCAAATGTGTGAATGCATATATGCTACCAATTCAGTTCGGTCACACTGGTACAATCCATAGTAACCATAAGTATCAGTATCCACAGTAGTGTCAGTAGTACAAGTACACTCACCAAAGATGCCTTTGTGAGGAGTAGCACCATTATGGCCTGTGTCAATGTAGGCCTCATCTATCACTTTAAAATAAAATCCCGGGGGGCATTTACTAAGAGTAACATTGATAGTAAAAGACCATGGTCGTCCATTTACTGTCTGTAACTGAATTGTTATATTTGTTGCATTCTCACATATACCATAGAGTTTAACTTTATTGTCTGAGATGTATTTGGTGGTACTGTCAACTAGTGAGACATCAGGATTTAATGTTTGCACAAAGAACACTGGGTTTACCTTATTACCAACTTCATCCAGGGAAGTGATGTTTAACTGATACAGCTTGCCTGGTGGTATCCGCACTGGAGTACGTTCATTGACAGAAAAAATAATGTAAATAGCATCTGTTATAGAATTATCGGCAGTCTGAGAGTGCGGATCATCATTGTAATGAAATATTCCTTTAAATATTGAGTCAACAATTGACTGGTCAACATTGCTACTACCAGGGAGGTTTCCCCATACACAGGGTAATAGCGTGGTAGAAAATATTGACTTATTTTGTAAGTCATAGTTATATTCAAATTGTATGGTAGCATTCCAGTTGGACTGTTCTGCACTTGTGTCATAATAGAATAGGAAACACTTTTGGGTACTGATGAAATCTCTTTCACTGTTTGAAACATAATATATAGCTCCTCCTTTGCTGTATGCTTGGTTAGCCGTAAATTTCAAGTTGGCATTATAGCCCAATATGAGAAATGCATTACCCAACAATGCAATAGCACCTCCATTAGTACCAACATTGTGATCAAATGTCGTCATGCTGTTATTACTAAATGTAAAGTGTGTTGTAGATCCTGCTAAGGCACTACCAGTGTTGTTCATGAACATATTGTGACCAGTAAAATTAATGGGTAGGTTATCAGAATAAATAGCTCCAACACCGACGGGTGTTTTAGAATTATTTGAATAATGGTTGGAATTATTTGTGAACTGACAATTTTTGATAATAGCAACTGGGGTAATACCTAATGGAAAGGGATGAGCTGTTATGTCAATACCACTTCCTGTTCGAGCtgtgtttccaatccatgtacAGTTTATGAATTGAATTGTATTGGTAGCAATGACCTGTGCATCCTCTTTAGTTATTTTATAAGATACCCCTCCTCCATAATAAGCTGAGTTGTTGTGAAAGACACagtgttttactgtgatgtGATTTGAAGTGACATTCATTTGTGACCGTGCATCAGTAAATAGAAGAGCAATTCTCATACCTCCTCCACCTGTATTGACAGATAAAAGAGTGTCACTAAAAGGACATATATTGTTAACGAAATTACTATTCCAAATAAAAAGGCAATTTCCAGCAGAATTATCAACTATGTCGGAATGAAATCCAGCTCCCCAAATTGCATAATTGTCGCTAAAGTGGCAGTAGTCAATGGTAATACTATTGTTGATGGCAACACCTTTTAGAAACACAGAAAGGCCTCCACCTCGACCAAACTGTTGGTTGCCAAAACCATAGGCAGTGTTAGCGTAAGTTGTAGTATTAGTTAGCAGTAAACTAGCTGTAGCATTGTTTGATTGGAATGTGCAATTGTAAAATCTATACGATGCATTAGCATGTATTTTAATTGAGTTACAAGATGTATTTGGCAATCCAGCTACACCTGGTGTACAGTAAGTAAGCTCCACCGAGAATCCTCCTCCTCCAGGGTAGTATAGTACCTCATGTTTTGGGACTGAGTTATTGCCAAATAAGGAGTTGGTCACACTAACACTTCCAGTCACATCATACATGGCAACTCCCATTCCAATACTGTTGTTAACTATGACATCATCAATAATGACATCTTTAACATTCAAATAGTAGAGTGCAGCACGAAATGATAATGTTCCATTACCTAAACCATTTACTGTTGTACTATCTCTCTTCTGTCCACATCCCAATATGGCCAGTCCATTAATGGATATGTTATTAGAATCTACTAAGCCAAATCCACAGCCATAATCACACTGTACTATAGTAACATCAGCACCGTTACCAGTAATGGAGACATGACTGAATGTTAGTGTAGTATTAGTAGTGTTGTGAGAATAATTTCCATTGAGAATATGAACAAGTGTATTATCTGTTATACCTTTCAGAGCTTGGTAGAGTGTTTTACAAGGATGACTACCATCGTTACTTGTACCACTGTTGATACATGAATCATCATCTTTACCATGATTACCATCCACTGTGATAAGCTTCTGTTGGCTTGGAGTGAACAGTACTAATACAGCCAGTACAGAGATGATAAGAATGTAATTCATGTCAGTCCTACAACATATAATAGTATAATATCCTGCAGGGCAAGTATAATACAATTATAGTCTATATTTCTTAGATAATCTTTGTTGTTGGCATCAAAACCTATGCATTTAACCCTTGAAAATGTTAAGCTAtacaataacattaattttttttgcagtcataattattgaagtatatatatacatatatatatatattctaacAGCACTGTTAAGGGTTGTATGTAAAATGAAGAATAATAAGTACATGGGACtaatacaaaaattattaatgTGTTGTCTCTTGGCTTACAAAATATCGTGCCGTATGAGTCACACCTTACTGTCATGACCAAGATTGCTATTATATTAAGGTGACATGTACAAGAGTTAGAAATTTTCATTATTCTCTCCTATTGATCTGCCTTCTTTGATCCCAGGCATAATTGAAATAATCAAGCTGTCAGCTATTTGACAGAGTAATTTCTGACCTGGTCATGCATTGCACACCTAAAAGAACATTCTGGACAATTGCACAATAGTGAACATGGGTGATCCAAGGGCCAAAAATGCTAGGCAAACTTGTGTGTGGGGGAGGGAGCTGGGGCTTGTTTGTTTCTCATAGTTTAAGTGTTTATCTGAGGAAGAATCTCACTCACTCATGCATACGAACAGACCAACAGAAATCAAAGTGCTTGATTCGGGACTTACAGTACAGTTAATTAACTCCATTACTTCTATATCAAAGGCCATCCCTTTTCCCATTGCCTAAACTCGCTGCACTCACATCAAGGTGGGCACCACCTCAAAATTAGCAGACTTATATATACATAGTAAAACTGCTTTCCAGATGGAAGTACTATCATCCTCTTATGTCTCTTTACTGTTGCTACTGTCAAGTTGAACTTGACATAAAACAATTGTATGTCATGAGGTGGAGAGGGTCCATTGGTGTTTCTTGTATTGGTGTAATGCATGGTGTAAAGTGTGGTCACCATACAGATTCAGGTCTTACCATCATCAACCTAAAAATCATTCTTCAATTGACTTGGCCTCCTTCAGCAAATTGGAGACTGTATTTCAATGATGATGCATTATGTGAGGCATcatgtgtgtatatagtgtacATCACATCATATGTACCctacacatatacatgtatcgATAAAATCAAGCATGTGCATGGGTGGAAGCATATTAGCTATTCTCCATATGGAGAATATACAGGGGCAAGCTTTCATGCATGATCCTAGCAGTTGAAAAGCATTGGAGGGTAGTCTTTCATAGCCAAACCATTGTTTCTTCCATGTCCTTAAAAACAGaaagcacacactacacacacgcgtgcgcactacacacacataagCAAAGCCTAAAGCAAAGCCTACGGCAGCCGTACAAAGCACAGCTATTAATGACTTTGAAAGAGAGCTCGAGTGTGTTGCTAGATATTACTATATTAACATTCCAGATGCTGTTAGTATAGCAACCTTGCAAAATGTGGGGCCTTGATATGGTCTCACGATAGGGGTGTGGCTATATCATGCATGTAACCTACAAACACACCAGTGTAATATTCAGTCTGAACCCCAATAGTTATAAACATAAATGCTTATTATATGTTGCATAATTGCATAGTACAGTTAGTTATCACCTTACTACGTCATGTAGATTCTTGTTTACTTGATTCATAATTTATGCCTGGTGAAGCAGTGCATATACTGGAAAGAATGATGCCAGACTTATTATAAAATTAACTGCGTGACTGAATAATCTCCCAACCATCAATTACTAAAAAGCATACACTTCATTTCCAGCTAAGTTGTGCCTGTTGTACAGTGTTACAGACAAAgaagaagcacctctacaaccAATCCACTCACTACGGAAATTACAGACGCTTTTCATAATAGCCAGCAAAGGAAGCCacccatgaatcaacacctacgtGGTAGCAAAGAAAGAAATGGGGCACAAACGAGAACATAAGTACGTAAGACCatgatgtatgtactgtagttgaGGGAGTAGGTGAAATGGCATGTCTCAACTCAAACCTAAGCAGTGAAGAAATTGAGCCTGCAGCATTGAGTTATGCTTAGCTGAAGGTATGATTTAGTCAGCAGAAACTTGTATAAAACATAATTAATTTAACAGCATTTTGAGTCTCACTGAAAACACATTCGGGTTTTATTTTTGCTATCgcgaaggaaaagtgaggctggttttcaaGTGATACTTTCTGACAGGGAAAAAGCCAATCTACATGGTCCTTGCTATCAAACAGTAGTACTTGTTATCCCCCCAAAAATGACATGTGCCGCTTAAAATgccaccttcaaaaatcatccttatgcgatgaaaatcacctttacagaataatattagttcatctaacatcaaatactgcATTGAAAACCAGAAACACCAATAGGCAGCGAAATATAGAATgtcttttaaaaatcaccaaaattcagattttagtctgactgcctgcctgccagccgcctgaccacagtcgcaagcctagaggccaaacaaactAGCGCATGGCCTCCATTTtacactacaataacaaactcaccagtgggatgtgccttttggggttccaacgagtttgtgccctctgcgccttgtctttctttTCATCTTCAACCAGGATGATTGTTTTCATCTTGCTGCCACATTGAGACATAAATTTTTTtctatcaacactttctctgagaagcatatttagatgccacaaacttatttaagcatTTACactcagtagatacctgtaacttcacgataggttcaatgccacgcctattaattaattaacacaatcttggttgattaataatgatcgagCACCAAACGCCTCTTAACAGTCTATCACGATACACCCGTTATCattggcctagctgtattcataatgctaaaatatgaaatagtgatcATCCTtggtaggtgaaaggctgactcaagatatatctaatacagcagtcgctgatagaacagtcacacgtgtattAGCTGTATGAtatagcaaaaaaccaaacaatctagtatattaaatttagtagagatccaagtgataaaaagtagtgaaaaaagagatgAAAGATGGTAGTAAAGCACaactcggtgggaaaatccctactttggcatggatTGTTAtagcatgccaatgtagggatatTCCCACTGAgctgtgctgtaataccattattcatctcttgtttcactactttttatcacttggatccctacttcatttttaaaatactagctaTAGTACAGTACTAGCATaagcatactgtatgatgatacataaaatttctaatttttctgtACACTTGtgtgtttactttttaatagcATAATTAGTGACTAGTGAACCAGCACAAAAGTGCATCAAAGGAAGAATGGCAAGCAACACATTATAAATTTAATAACATGACTGTTGTAGTACTTCATTCATGTTGACAGGCTGTGTGTAGCTGAAGCAGGACTTAAACGTCCActatagtatagctgcaggtgtagatg from the Dysidea avara chromosome 13, odDysAvar1.4, whole genome shotgun sequence genome contains:
- the LOC136243267 gene encoding uncharacterized protein gives rise to the protein MDVSTFRTDMNYILIISVLAVLVLFTPSQQKLITVDGNHGKDDDSCINSGTSNDGSHPCKTLYQALKGITDNTLVHILNGNYSHNTTNTTLTFSHVSITGNGADVTIVQCDYGCGFGLVDSNNISINGLAILGCGQKRDSTTVNGLGNGTLSFRAALYYLNVKDVIIDDVIVNNSIGMGVAMYDVTGSVSVTNSLFGNNSVPKHEVLYYPGGGGFSVELTYCTPGVAGLPNTSCNSIKIHANASYRFYNCTFQSNNATASLLLTNTTTYANTAYGFGNQQFGRGGGLSVFLKGVAINNSITIDYCHFSDNYAIWGAGFHSDIVDNSAGNCLFIWNSNFVNNICPFSDTLLSVNTGGGGMRIALLFTDARSQMNVTSNHITVKHCVFHNNSAYYGGGVSYKITKEDAQVIATNTIQFINCTWIGNTARTGSGIDITAHPFPLGITPVAIIKNCQFTNNSNHYSNNSKTPVGVGAIYSDNLPINFTGHNMFMNNTGSALAGSTTHFTFSNNSMTTFDHNVGTNGGAIALLGNAFLILGYNANLKFTANQAYSKGGAIYYVSNSERDFISTQKCFLFYYDTSAEQSNWNATIQFEYNYDLQNKSIFSTTLLPCVWGNLPGSSNVDQSIVDSIFKGIFHYNDDPHSQTADNSITDAIYIIFSVNERTPVRIPPGKLYQLNITSLDEVGNKVNPVFFVQTLNPDVSLVDSTTKYISDNKVKLYGICENATNITIQLQTVNGRPWSFTINVTLSKCPPGFYFKVIDEAYIDTGHNGATPHKGIFGECTCTTDTTVDTDTYGYYGLYQCDRTELVAYMHSHIWGGIIGENDSLNFVTADCPVGYCIKTSAYYQLPNELLKEADMNVSKTQCYNRHRRLCGRCKPGYYVSTKFPTFECYKCDHNDTSLNDHRILSLILLKYIPFTIFMLVIIFFNISLVNGPLNSYILFSQIINSEGLYASGNITGLTEDEQQQFYSVYYFPYGLWNLNFFEVVIPKFCVYKVNTTMNVLILEYIPAFYPVVLFILFYSIIPWLSNRLVLSDIDVLRRCILKAERMFIVFRRSWSIKNSIIHGLTTFLVLSYAKVTVVTSLLLASTTLYGRHGKPVVNVARLDGTMHYLHQDHAPYAAVAFVFLFTIVLLPPLLLLSYPLLPNLITKLNCQDKWMFKKLIIKPMDKCTPFFDAFQSCYKNKYRFFAGLYFLYRAMALAVLTFTWKLATRLIYQQGFYLSVMLIHCVCQPYKKKKYNILDGFIFAILAATNGIALYNLFNVEVYLSTPQASLWIQLILLYIPLIYFLVFVSCHTMKWCFPRINRLKIFLFQLSTSYQAVPTEDDDDAMPARLLDTDDSSNNNSEDDENVDEIDGHDEEVNHVDDQDDVDDDEQGNHFDNENDGRNVEMNHPVQWHDQLVTDDSHVSSPTGVDHLKKHRNRFTI